In a genomic window of Babylonia areolata isolate BAREFJ2019XMU chromosome 3, ASM4173473v1, whole genome shotgun sequence:
- the LOC143279823 gene encoding uncharacterized protein LOC143279823, with translation MVLGNLTQVGKIGLGLFVAGTVVFVIGFSVPYWAVYSSIRIGLWEACHDDYCFSTTGSRFQSFGRDGPPSWFQGTQALACLALIALIVDFILRLLFLCGKPIKFLLFSIICDCAASVLAFLAAVVFGSEVEKYYNVNLHFGFAFDIIGGILLAFAAVCFLVEYCRRR, from the exons atggtTTTAGGAAACCTGACCCAGGTGGGGAAGATTGGCCTGGGACTGTTTGTGGCCGGCACTGTGGTCTTTGTCATCGGGTTCTCAGTGCCCTACTGGGCAGTCTATAGTAGCATACGCATCGGCCTGTGGGAAGCCTGTCATGACGACTACTGCTTTTCCACCACAGGATCCAGGTTCCAGTCTTTCGGCAGGGATGGCCCTCCGA GTTGGTTCCAGGGGACACAAGCCCTGGCATGTCTAGCCCTCATTGCTCTCATTGTGGACTTCATTTTACGCCTCCTCTTCTTATGCGGCAAACCCATCAAGTTCCTTCTCTTCTCCATCATCTGTGACTGTGCCGCAT CTGTCCTGGCCTTCCTAGCGGCTGTGGTGTTTGGAAGCGAAGTAGAGAAGTACTACAATGTGAATCTTCACTTTGGCTTTGCTTTTGACATCATCGGAGGAATCCTTCTCGCCTTTGCTGCTGTCTGCTTCCTGGTGGAGTACTGCCGCCGTCGCTGA